The following proteins are co-located in the Myxococcus fulvus genome:
- a CDS encoding hemin-degrading factor, which translates to MISNPASTASSSEPTALLQRWNALREAEPRTRIRDAAQQLGVSEAQLLATGVGGEVVRLDLRLDALLPRLDTLGKVMTLTRNESAVHEKRGLYRNIEVNGAVALVLDENIDLRLFLTRWRFGYAVRETRPEGIRRSLHFFDATGMALHKIYLEDEQGVSAFERIVEDFTHAEQTKLVPVEAATAPEAPRPDADIDVAGLVEGWRGLQDTHDFFPLLRRFKVARTQALRLVGKEFVTPVAPASLTWVLEKVAASGLAIMVFVGNPGAIQIHTGPVHTVKAMGPWMNVLDPSFNLHLRTDHIHSAWIVRKPTRDGVVTSLELFDKDGENIALIFGKRKPGVPESTDWRALVEELVAVLPAPGVVS; encoded by the coding sequence ATGATTTCCAACCCTGCCTCCACGGCCTCCTCCTCCGAGCCCACCGCCCTCCTCCAGCGCTGGAACGCGCTGCGCGAGGCCGAGCCGCGCACGCGCATCCGTGACGCGGCCCAGCAGCTGGGCGTGAGCGAGGCCCAGCTGCTCGCCACCGGCGTGGGCGGCGAAGTCGTCCGGTTGGACCTGCGCCTCGACGCCCTGCTGCCCCGGCTGGACACGCTGGGCAAGGTGATGACGCTCACGCGCAACGAGAGCGCGGTGCACGAGAAGCGTGGCCTGTACCGCAACATCGAGGTGAACGGCGCCGTCGCGCTGGTGCTCGACGAGAACATTGATTTGCGCCTGTTCCTGACGCGCTGGCGCTTCGGCTACGCGGTGCGCGAGACGCGGCCCGAGGGCATCCGCCGCAGCCTGCACTTCTTCGACGCCACCGGCATGGCCCTCCACAAAATCTATCTGGAGGACGAGCAGGGCGTCTCCGCGTTCGAGCGCATCGTGGAGGACTTCACCCACGCGGAGCAGACGAAGCTCGTCCCCGTGGAGGCGGCCACGGCCCCCGAGGCGCCGCGCCCGGACGCGGACATCGACGTGGCGGGCCTGGTGGAGGGCTGGCGCGGGCTGCAGGACACGCACGACTTCTTCCCGCTCTTGCGCCGCTTCAAGGTCGCGCGCACCCAGGCGCTGCGGCTGGTGGGCAAGGAGTTCGTCACGCCCGTGGCGCCCGCGTCGCTGACGTGGGTGCTGGAGAAGGTGGCGGCCTCGGGGCTGGCCATCATGGTGTTCGTGGGCAACCCCGGCGCCATCCAGATCCACACCGGCCCGGTGCACACGGTGAAGGCCATGGGCCCGTGGATGAACGTGCTGGACCCGAGCTTCAACCTGCACCTGCGCACCGACCACATCCACTCGGCCTGGATCGTCCGCAAGCCCACGCGGGACGGCGTCGTCACGTCGCTGGAGCTGTTCGACAAGGACGGCGAGAACATCGCGCTCATCTTCGGCAAGCGGAAGCCGGGCGTGCCCGAGTCCACCGATTGGCGGGCGCTGGTGGAGGAGCTGGTCGCCGTGCTGCCCGCGCCCGGGGTGGTGTCATGA
- a CDS encoding TonB-dependent receptor plug domain-containing protein yields the protein MRGSWCLFVLACAAPSMAWGSMSSEPGAVTAQAPGDAAPESSVASEVQSAGEQVPAQSESSASGVTEDAAEQSKQAEVVAGPGASTTSASSTPVPSAEDASLDDVPTSRRTVVTASRTQERLSETPVATEVITRAEIVASGARDASELLAAHPGLVVNQTFAGASLQVQGLGPEYVLVLVDGERVAGRVAGSVDLSRLSLEDVEQVEIVKGPSSVLYGSDAVGGVVNFITRRARKPLGGELRLAYGQLDRLDLDATGEARGENWGLRLSGGLQRRASYDLDTADVGTSGSSLDGFDVSASGDLKNQGAMSLEASAGVSRRTQRGIDLGATGAVFDRASRDLSINSRVAPTWKLSDDASLRVEGSYSRFQRTYLRDQRRSSALDTVEETRDQQARLGTQLDARLGERHALVVGAEALGEWLTADRLETGTGERGRGSLYAQDSWTLLTEPKLVVVPGARVDLDTQFGSAVTPRLAAKVDPLSWLTVRASYGWGYRAPGFQELLIDFENPSVGYVVRGNPDLKPERSRSFSVATEVRPTERSLLWVSAFQHSLRDMIGTSVEQGGEQQQFSYVNVARARVRGGELGIRQQFPWRLSGELAYSLTDGRDQSQERALEGQARHRLTAQATWRHREWGLETWVRGALVGQRPFYPDTDGDGVANPYDSDAYLSLDARIAWRPRESLQFFVIGSNLADAGNPTDLPIPPRSFQAGVAVRL from the coding sequence ATGCGCGGCAGTTGGTGTCTCTTCGTGTTGGCCTGTGCCGCGCCGTCGATGGCGTGGGGCTCGATGTCGTCGGAGCCCGGGGCCGTCACGGCCCAGGCACCCGGGGACGCCGCGCCCGAGTCCTCTGTCGCTTCTGAAGTTCAGTCCGCCGGGGAGCAGGTCCCGGCGCAGTCGGAGTCTTCCGCGTCGGGCGTCACCGAGGATGCGGCGGAGCAGTCGAAGCAGGCCGAGGTCGTCGCGGGTCCAGGGGCCTCGACGACCTCGGCATCTTCGACGCCCGTGCCCTCCGCCGAGGACGCATCGCTCGACGACGTGCCCACGTCGCGCCGCACGGTGGTGACGGCGTCGCGCACGCAGGAGCGGCTGAGCGAGACGCCCGTGGCCACCGAGGTCATCACCCGCGCCGAGATTGTCGCCAGCGGCGCGCGCGACGCGTCGGAGCTGCTCGCGGCGCACCCGGGTCTGGTGGTGAACCAGACCTTCGCGGGCGCGTCGCTCCAGGTGCAGGGCCTGGGGCCCGAGTACGTGCTGGTGCTGGTGGACGGCGAGCGCGTCGCGGGCCGCGTGGCCGGCAGCGTGGACCTGTCGCGCCTGTCCCTGGAGGACGTGGAGCAGGTCGAAATCGTGAAGGGCCCCTCGTCCGTCCTCTACGGCAGCGACGCGGTGGGCGGCGTGGTGAACTTCATCACGCGGCGCGCGCGCAAGCCGCTCGGCGGAGAGCTGCGGCTGGCGTACGGCCAGCTGGACCGGCTGGACCTGGACGCCACGGGCGAGGCGCGTGGTGAGAACTGGGGCCTGCGGCTGAGCGGCGGGCTGCAGCGCCGCGCGTCCTATGATTTGGACACGGCGGACGTGGGCACCAGCGGCAGCAGCCTGGATGGCTTCGACGTCTCGGCGAGCGGCGACTTGAAGAACCAGGGTGCGATGTCGCTGGAGGCGTCCGCGGGCGTCTCGCGGCGCACCCAGCGCGGCATCGACCTGGGCGCCACCGGCGCGGTGTTCGACCGGGCCAGCCGCGACCTGTCCATCAACTCGCGCGTGGCGCCGACGTGGAAGCTGAGCGACGACGCGTCGCTGCGCGTGGAGGGCTCGTACTCGCGCTTCCAGCGCACGTACCTGCGCGACCAGCGCCGCTCCTCCGCGCTGGACACGGTGGAAGAGACGCGCGACCAGCAGGCCCGGCTGGGCACGCAGCTGGACGCGCGCCTGGGTGAGCGGCACGCGCTCGTCGTCGGCGCGGAGGCGCTGGGCGAGTGGCTGACGGCGGACCGGCTGGAGACGGGCACGGGCGAGCGGGGCCGAGGCTCCCTGTACGCGCAGGACAGCTGGACGCTCTTGACGGAGCCCAAGCTGGTGGTGGTGCCCGGCGCGCGCGTGGACTTGGACACGCAGTTCGGCTCGGCGGTGACGCCCCGGCTCGCGGCGAAGGTGGACCCGCTGTCGTGGCTCACCGTGCGCGCCAGCTACGGCTGGGGCTACCGGGCGCCGGGCTTCCAGGAGCTGCTCATCGACTTCGAGAACCCCTCCGTGGGCTACGTCGTGCGCGGCAACCCGGACCTGAAGCCGGAGCGCTCGCGCAGCTTCAGCGTCGCCACCGAGGTGCGCCCCACGGAGCGCTCGCTCTTGTGGGTGAGCGCGTTCCAGCACTCGCTGCGCGACATGATTGGGACGTCGGTGGAGCAGGGCGGAGAGCAGCAGCAATTCTCCTACGTCAACGTGGCGCGAGCGCGGGTGCGCGGCGGCGAGCTGGGCATCCGTCAGCAGTTCCCGTGGCGACTGTCGGGGGAGCTGGCGTACTCGCTCACCGACGGCCGCGACCAGTCGCAGGAGCGCGCGCTGGAGGGCCAGGCGCGCCACCGGCTGACGGCGCAGGCCACCTGGCGCCACCGCGAGTGGGGCCTGGAGACGTGGGTGCGCGGCGCGCTCGTCGGCCAGCGGCCCTTCTATCCGGACACGGATGGGGACGGCGTCGCCAACCCGTACGACTCGGACGCGTACCTCTCCCTGGACGCGCGCATCGCGTGGCGTCCGCGCGAGTCGCTCCAGTTCTTCGTCATCGGCTCCAACCTGGCCGATGCGGGCAATCCGACGGACCTGCCCATTCCTCCGCGTTCCTTCCAGGCCGGCGTCGCTGTCCGGCTGTGA
- a CDS encoding heme/hemin ABC transporter substrate-binding protein, with protein MKRWSLGLAALLLSQGALAASPPAAAKSAPKGAPAKSAPVKLVTVGPAVTETVFALGMGEAVVGVDDTSLALPVARGRPKVGYQRALASEPLIALGTTALLASEEAGPPGVLEQLRSAGLDVVILSNKPTLDEARNRVRVLARKLGRESQGEALVADLEKQLQDAAARAAKGKQGKPVRVLALYARGANALMVAGKETPTDELIRLAGGVNAVTEYSGHRPLTAEGVIVTAPDIILVPDGTLTALGGEAALRNVPGLSQVKGWKVTTVEDVHFMSLGPNLGKAVQRIQDGMGLPARDAK; from the coding sequence ATGAAGCGCTGGAGCCTGGGGCTCGCCGCGCTGCTGCTGTCGCAGGGCGCGCTGGCCGCCTCGCCCCCCGCCGCCGCGAAGAGCGCGCCCAAGGGGGCTCCCGCGAAGAGCGCGCCGGTGAAGCTGGTGACGGTGGGTCCCGCCGTCACCGAGACGGTGTTCGCGCTGGGGATGGGCGAGGCCGTGGTGGGCGTGGACGACACCAGCCTGGCGCTGCCGGTGGCGCGTGGCCGTCCCAAGGTGGGCTACCAGCGCGCGCTCGCGTCGGAGCCCCTGATTGCGCTGGGCACCACGGCGCTGCTCGCGTCCGAGGAGGCGGGGCCTCCGGGCGTGCTCGAGCAGCTGCGCTCGGCGGGCCTGGACGTCGTCATCCTGTCCAACAAGCCGACGCTGGACGAGGCGCGCAACCGCGTCCGCGTGCTCGCCAGGAAGCTGGGGCGCGAGTCCCAGGGCGAGGCGCTGGTGGCGGACCTGGAGAAGCAGCTCCAGGACGCGGCAGCCCGGGCCGCCAAGGGCAAGCAGGGCAAGCCCGTGCGCGTCCTCGCGCTGTACGCGCGGGGCGCCAACGCGCTGATGGTGGCGGGCAAGGAGACGCCCACCGACGAGCTCATCCGGCTCGCGGGCGGCGTCAACGCCGTGACGGAGTACTCGGGTCACCGGCCGCTGACGGCGGAGGGTGTCATCGTCACGGCGCCCGACATCATCCTGGTGCCGGACGGCACGCTGACGGCGCTCGGTGGTGAGGCGGCGCTGCGCAACGTGCCGGGGCTGTCCCAGGTGAAGGGCTGGAAGGTGACCACCGTCGAGGACGTGCACTTCATGAGCCTGGGGCCGAACCTGGGCAAGGCCGTGCAGCGCATCCAGGACGGCATGGGGTTGCCGGCGCGGGACGCGAAATGA
- a CDS encoding FecCD family ABC transporter permease has protein sequence MSASDVAPAPASYPAREPVNPARLRPRPWWVLGAVLVVAALTSLSVGSVRVPLLGLAGSLLGALGVETGHRLEAVQEAVLLSIRLPRVVLGVMVGAVLATCGAALQALFRNPLVEPGLLGTSGGAALGAVLAIVMDLSLDSRLGAFRLLVVPGMAFIGALGATLLAKRLGTGGGRSETTRVLLAGVAVTAGAGAGIGLLTHVATDAQLRTITFWTWGSLSGASWSVVGAAAVPLVVALVLLLSEARSLNLLLLGEREAWHLGVDVERLKRRLILAGALGVGAAVSASGVIGFVGLMVPALLRLGMGPDHRRLMGASALLGAALLVAADTLARTAAAPVELPLGALTSALGVPVFIVLLARSKGTL, from the coding sequence ATGAGCGCTTCGGACGTGGCACCGGCTCCCGCGAGCTATCCCGCGCGCGAGCCGGTGAATCCGGCCCGTCTCCGTCCACGTCCGTGGTGGGTGTTGGGCGCGGTGCTAGTGGTGGCCGCGCTGACGTCGCTCTCGGTGGGCTCGGTGCGGGTGCCGTTGTTGGGGCTCGCGGGCAGCCTGCTGGGAGCGCTCGGAGTGGAGACGGGCCACCGGCTGGAGGCCGTGCAGGAGGCGGTGTTGCTGTCCATCCGCCTGCCGCGCGTGGTGCTCGGGGTGATGGTGGGCGCGGTGCTGGCCACGTGTGGCGCAGCGCTCCAGGCCCTGTTCCGCAACCCGCTCGTGGAGCCGGGCCTCCTGGGCACCTCGGGTGGCGCGGCGCTGGGCGCGGTGCTGGCCATCGTGATGGACCTGTCGCTCGATTCGAGGCTGGGCGCGTTCCGGCTGCTGGTGGTGCCGGGCATGGCGTTCATCGGTGCCCTGGGCGCGACGTTGCTCGCGAAGCGGCTGGGCACGGGCGGCGGACGTTCGGAGACGACGCGGGTGCTGCTGGCGGGCGTGGCGGTGACGGCGGGCGCGGGCGCGGGCATCGGCCTGCTCACCCACGTCGCCACCGACGCGCAGCTTCGCACCATCACCTTCTGGACGTGGGGCAGCCTGAGCGGGGCCTCGTGGAGCGTGGTGGGCGCGGCCGCGGTGCCGCTGGTGGTGGCGCTGGTGTTGCTGTTGAGCGAGGCGCGCTCGCTGAACCTGCTGCTGCTGGGTGAGCGCGAGGCGTGGCACCTGGGCGTGGACGTGGAGCGGCTCAAGCGCAGGCTCATCCTGGCGGGCGCGCTCGGCGTCGGAGCGGCGGTGTCGGCGTCGGGCGTCATCGGCTTCGTGGGGTTGATGGTCCCCGCGCTGCTGCGGCTCGGGATGGGGCCGGACCACCGTCGGTTGATGGGGGCTTCGGCGCTCCTGGGCGCGGCGCTGCTCGTGGCGGCGGACACGCTGGCGCGCACCGCGGCGGCGCCGGTGGAGCTGCCCTTGGGCGCGCTGACGTCGGCGCTGGGCGTGCCCGTCTTCATCGTGTTGCTGGCGCGCAGCAAGGGGACGCTATGA
- a CDS encoding HmuY family protein produces MSRPTFLRASRVAAALCLSGLLAACGDDLEPTPGDELEPTDGTHISHVSNADGSITTTVNATDSSVWIGLDLDEGAQVPSDADALWDVSFNRYHIRSRGGVNGTGGVEVAVVSGQDFAALTQAPASGYAVDKDDGEDEGADPDTVFEANGAWYSYDVSTHKLTPRALVYVVRTDSGAFFKVKMESYYDDAGTPAMLKLRWSKLTSPTGGAAVDEAPSEGISPAASR; encoded by the coding sequence ATGTCCCGCCCCACCTTCCTCCGCGCGTCCCGCGTCGCCGCCGCGCTGTGCCTGTCCGGTCTGCTCGCCGCCTGCGGTGACGACCTCGAGCCCACGCCGGGCGACGAGCTGGAGCCGACGGACGGCACGCACATCAGCCACGTGAGCAACGCGGACGGCTCCATCACCACCACGGTGAACGCCACGGACTCGTCGGTCTGGATTGGCCTGGACCTGGACGAGGGCGCGCAGGTGCCGTCGGACGCGGACGCGCTCTGGGATGTGTCCTTCAATCGCTACCACATCCGCTCGCGCGGCGGCGTCAACGGCACGGGCGGCGTGGAGGTGGCGGTGGTGTCCGGTCAGGACTTCGCGGCGCTGACCCAGGCGCCCGCGAGCGGCTACGCGGTGGACAAGGACGACGGGGAGGACGAGGGCGCGGACCCGGACACCGTCTTCGAGGCGAACGGCGCCTGGTACTCGTATGACGTGTCCACGCACAAGCTGACGCCGCGCGCGCTGGTGTACGTGGTGCGCACCGACTCCGGCGCGTTCTTCAAGGTGAAGATGGAGTCCTACTACGACGACGCCGGCACGCCCGCGATGCTGAAGCTGCGCTGGTCGAAGCTGACGTCGCCCACGGGTGGCGCGGCCGTCGATGAAGCGCCGTCCGAAGGAATCTCCCCCGCAGCCTCGCGTTGA
- a CDS encoding LEA type 2 family protein, protein MSSVMRKTSLVVQLAALVCLGLGCASAPSRPSAQASLTGQQTSVESQGLTEATLRFGAQLESAGPGMVERADYELVSEGKVLKKGSAKLETALQPGAATEVSFQEKAAYVQSPEDLARLSAQGGTVLLALRGVLVVRSGDSEQQVPFAASRAVRVPRLPTVVVEELDGARYSAEEVQLNLRLGIRNPNPFPLKLDGLTWQVAVAGKALDSGTLAQADSVDASATGVYPVEVAVTKDSWGPEVKSLISRGILPYGVTGELTGPLMRVPYSLTGEVKLNVSR, encoded by the coding sequence ATGTCTAGCGTCATGCGCAAGACTTCGCTCGTCGTCCAGCTCGCGGCACTCGTCTGCTTGGGCCTGGGGTGCGCCTCGGCCCCTTCCCGTCCGTCGGCCCAGGCCTCGCTGACAGGCCAGCAGACCTCCGTGGAATCCCAAGGCCTCACCGAGGCCACCCTGCGCTTCGGCGCCCAGCTCGAGAGCGCCGGCCCCGGCATGGTGGAGCGGGCCGACTACGAGCTCGTCTCTGAGGGAAAGGTGCTCAAGAAGGGCTCCGCCAAGCTGGAGACCGCGCTCCAGCCCGGGGCCGCGACGGAGGTGTCCTTCCAGGAGAAGGCCGCCTACGTCCAGAGCCCCGAGGACCTCGCGCGCCTGAGCGCCCAGGGCGGCACGGTGCTGCTCGCCCTGAGAGGCGTGCTGGTGGTGCGCTCCGGTGACTCCGAGCAGCAGGTGCCCTTCGCCGCGAGCCGCGCGGTGCGCGTGCCCCGGCTGCCCACCGTGGTGGTGGAGGAGCTGGATGGCGCGCGCTACTCGGCCGAGGAGGTGCAGCTCAACCTCCGGCTGGGTATCCGCAACCCCAACCCCTTCCCGCTGAAGCTGGATGGGCTGACGTGGCAGGTGGCGGTGGCGGGCAAGGCGCTGGACAGCGGGACGCTGGCCCAGGCGGACAGCGTGGATGCGTCCGCCACGGGTGTGTACCCGGTGGAGGTGGCGGTGACGAAGGACTCATGGGGACCGGAGGTGAAGTCCCTCATCTCGCGCGGAATCCTGCCCTATGGGGTGACAGGAGAGCTGACGGGTCCACTGATGCGGGTGCCGTACTCGCTGACAGGCGAGGTGAAGCTGAACGTGTCCCGCTAG
- the aat gene encoding leucyl/phenylalanyl-tRNA--protein transferase, with amino-acid sequence MPIYLLSEEHPELFPPPDRADKSGVLAVGGDLSPERLLAAYSRGIFPWFSEGDPILWHSPDPRFVLEPDKLHVGRSLRKTLARGEYEVRYDTAFARVITECGRVTRPGQNGTWITDEMLEAYVALHERGYAHSVEAWAGGELKGGLYGVSLGAAFFGESMFALAPDASKVAFVTAVERFKAWGFQFVDCQVETEHLSRFGAESWPRKRFLTALREALRQPTRQGKWTQPASE; translated from the coding sequence GTGCCCATCTATCTGTTGAGTGAAGAGCACCCGGAGCTGTTCCCGCCTCCGGACCGCGCGGACAAGAGCGGCGTGCTCGCCGTGGGCGGGGACCTGAGCCCCGAGCGGCTGCTGGCGGCGTACTCGCGCGGCATCTTCCCCTGGTTCAGCGAGGGGGACCCCATCCTGTGGCACTCGCCGGACCCGCGCTTCGTGCTGGAGCCGGACAAGCTGCACGTGGGCCGCAGCCTGAGGAAGACGCTGGCGCGGGGCGAGTACGAGGTGCGCTACGACACGGCCTTCGCGCGCGTCATCACCGAGTGCGGCCGCGTGACGCGCCCCGGGCAGAACGGCACGTGGATCACCGACGAGATGCTGGAGGCGTACGTCGCGCTGCACGAGCGCGGCTATGCGCACTCGGTGGAGGCGTGGGCGGGGGGCGAGCTGAAGGGCGGGCTGTACGGCGTGTCGCTGGGCGCGGCGTTCTTCGGAGAGAGCATGTTCGCGCTGGCGCCGGACGCATCGAAGGTGGCCTTCGTCACCGCGGTGGAGCGCTTCAAGGCGTGGGGCTTCCAGTTCGTGGACTGCCAGGTGGAGACCGAGCACCTGTCGCGCTTCGGCGCGGAGTCCTGGCCCCGCAAGCGCTTCCTCACCGCGCTGCGAGAGGCCCTGCGTCAGCCGACGCGGCAGGGGAAGTGGACCCAGCCCGCGTCCGAGTAA
- a CDS encoding heme ABC transporter ATP-binding protein, whose translation MSLEARGVEVWRGRGRTLGPLSLELVPGEVLAVVGPNGAGKSTLLSAFAGELPCTVGEVLLDGRPLLKWPPRERALRLGVLPQESSLGFGFTVLEVALLGRSPHPMRGDSGADLEVAQAALDVMDIRHLSSRPYTSLSGGERQRVQLARVLAQLWDAPAHGSRYLLLDEPTSSLDLSHQHLVLEEATHFARNGGAVLAVLHDLNLASRYAHRIAVIAGGRLVELGPPAQVLRADLIASTFGLQVQVVEWPDVPGPFVIPSGRVSPPA comes from the coding sequence ATGAGCCTGGAGGCACGAGGAGTCGAGGTGTGGCGGGGCCGAGGGCGCACGCTGGGGCCGCTGTCCCTGGAGCTGGTGCCCGGCGAGGTGCTCGCCGTGGTGGGGCCCAACGGCGCGGGCAAGTCCACGCTGTTGTCCGCGTTCGCGGGCGAATTGCCCTGCACCGTGGGCGAGGTGCTGCTGGATGGGCGCCCGCTCTTGAAGTGGCCGCCTCGCGAGCGCGCGCTGCGGCTGGGCGTGCTGCCGCAGGAGTCGTCGCTGGGGTTCGGCTTCACCGTGCTGGAGGTGGCGCTGCTGGGCCGCAGTCCGCATCCGATGCGTGGTGACAGTGGCGCGGACCTGGAGGTGGCGCAGGCGGCGCTGGACGTGATGGACATCCGTCACCTGTCCTCGCGTCCGTATACGTCGCTGTCGGGCGGCGAGCGTCAGCGCGTGCAGCTGGCGCGCGTGTTGGCGCAACTCTGGGATGCGCCCGCGCACGGGAGTCGTTACCTGTTGCTCGACGAGCCCACGTCGAGTCTGGATTTGTCGCATCAGCACCTGGTGCTGGAAGAGGCGACGCACTTCGCGCGCAACGGTGGCGCGGTGCTCGCGGTGCTCCATGATTTGAATCTGGCGTCGCGGTACGCGCATCGCATCGCGGTCATCGCGGGAGGTCGGCTGGTGGAGCTGGGCCCACCCGCGCAGGTGCTCCGCGCGGACCTCATCGCGAGCACCTTTGGTCTGCAGGTCCAGGTCGTCGAGTGGCCGGATGTGCCCGGTCCCTTCGTCATCCCCTCGGGCCGCGTCTCACCTCCCGCGTGA
- a CDS encoding DMT family transporter produces MQTAALVLVLLSAFLHASWNAMLKRHPNPEAGVVGVITVATVGGGLWALGMRGEAFPTTRGLLWALCAGACESVYLVALARALRRAPLGLAYTVSRGVAMLLVWPVSVLLLAERVSVWSLTGALVLGAGLVVMHVSRPQGRAASGVAWAALSAVAIAGYHLSYKLALAERAQPPALFTTGLLIALPVLMVERGRQLGWGELLRQAWSRPWLVLVGGTISMLSFSLLLTALSDSGAGVVLTLRNTSIAFALLLAAFQGERLGHRQLSGAVLVSVGAVLLGIPA; encoded by the coding sequence TTGCAGACCGCTGCCCTGGTGTTGGTGTTGCTGTCCGCGTTCCTCCACGCGTCGTGGAACGCGATGCTCAAGCGGCATCCGAATCCCGAAGCCGGGGTGGTGGGCGTCATCACCGTGGCGACGGTGGGCGGAGGACTGTGGGCGCTCGGGATGCGGGGCGAGGCGTTCCCGACGACGCGAGGGTTGCTGTGGGCGCTGTGCGCGGGAGCGTGCGAGAGCGTCTACCTGGTGGCGCTCGCGCGAGCGCTGCGCCGAGCGCCGCTGGGGCTCGCGTACACGGTGTCGCGCGGTGTCGCGATGTTGCTGGTGTGGCCGGTGTCGGTGCTGCTGTTGGCGGAGCGCGTGTCGGTGTGGTCACTGACGGGCGCGTTGGTGCTGGGCGCGGGGCTGGTGGTGATGCACGTGTCGCGTCCTCAGGGCCGCGCGGCCTCGGGCGTCGCGTGGGCGGCGCTGTCGGCGGTGGCGATTGCTGGCTACCACCTGAGCTACAAGCTGGCGTTGGCGGAGCGCGCGCAGCCGCCCGCCCTGTTCACCACGGGCCTGCTCATCGCGCTTCCGGTGTTGATGGTGGAGCGCGGGCGACAGCTCGGCTGGGGAGAGCTCCTGAGGCAGGCGTGGAGCCGGCCCTGGCTGGTGCTCGTGGGTGGCACCATCAGCATGCTGTCCTTCTCGTTGCTGCTGACGGCGCTGAGTGACAGCGGGGCAGGGGTGGTGCTCACGCTGCGCAACACCTCCATCGCCTTCGCGCTGCTGCTCGCCGCGTTCCAAGGGGAGCGGCTCGGACACCGTCAGCTCTCGGGCGCGGTGCTCGTGTCCGTGGGCGCGGTGCTGCTCGGAATCCCGGCGTGA